From the Brachyhypopomus gauderio isolate BG-103 chromosome 5, BGAUD_0.2, whole genome shotgun sequence genome, one window contains:
- the prickle1b gene encoding prickle-like protein 1b has translation MSLESASAFRPAARTLGMEKGGAKMALGFQRSSTSDDDSGCALEEYTWVPPGLRPDQVQQYFSCLPEEKVPYVNSPGEKHRIRQLLFQLPPHDNEIRYCQSLSEEERRELHMFSAQRKREALGRGTPRLMPRALQFTTCQHCKETISGGEMAVFASRAGQGPCWHPACFSCSTCHELLVDLIYFYHNGRIYCGRHHAELLKPRCSACDEIIFADECTEAEGRHWHMNHFSCFECETVLGGQRYIMKDGRPFCCGCFESLYAEYCEACGENIGVDHAQMTYEGVHWHATDKCFCCAHCKMSLLGCPFLPKDGRIYCSKACSLGEDVHASDSSDSAFQSARSRESRRSVRMGKSSRPAGHGNQTPHYPAVASERPNLNLCAHAPETVCHELERLNFADEHFLRDREAQDLPEDPLEGWAEHEDYMTQLLLKFGEHGVFQQGEDARQGEQWTLIDSDASRARQGMKMGAHNLTITQKHHTDVSWTQSQDGLGDSAYGSHPGPASARKIQELEIDQGAGPGFWTEPRQWYNNSLECITDELKKSEKNVGDSMDSLALSNITGASVDRDSKDRQMPYSFQNLKEQEADECDKMSNMGTLNSSMLHRSTNSLKSLNSLLDNELLGEDEMAKDEEVELPVSLLGETPSPLHLPVLRRTKSQSQPRSQQVKFSEDVVDKIHCGETVAWLPPKNDKAHRWTHNTEEAHRRINHHRPHHRRRHGQKTCPENGLHLPAREQTEMLCESHIVPNITKYKKGILLNHSGHRQHLHHQITSDCALQSMAGTGNVQDLYSNDEDDWCSTCSSSSSESEEEGFFLGKPIPKPRSQSFHYYTEDSQTRVTALSPVYGSRTKSKKRGHKGKNCIIS, from the exons ATGAGTCTGGAGTCAGCTTCAGCGTTCCGGCCTGCTGCCAGGACGCTAGGTATGGAAAAGGGAGGAGCTAAGATGGCACTGGGCTTCCAAAGGAGCTCCACCTCAGACGACGACTCTGGTTGCGCCCTGGAAGAATACACCTGGGTCCCTCCAGGACTGAGACCTGACCAG GTCCAGCAGTACTTCTCCTGCTTGCCAGAGGAGAAGGTGCCATACGTCAATAGTCCTGGAGAGAAACACCGCATCAGACAGCTGCTCTTTCAGCTTCCACCTCATGACAATGAG ATCCGATACTGCCAGTCGCTGagcgaggaggagaggagagagctcCATATGTTCAGCGcgcagaggaagagggaggcgCTGGGCAGAGGGACCCCACGACTCATGCCCAGGGCCCTGCAGTTCACTACCTGCCAACAT TGTAAAGAAACCATCAGTGGGGGAGAGATGGCAGTCTTTGCCTCCAGGGCTGGCCAGGGGCCTTGCTGGCATCCAGCCTGCTTCAGCTGCTCCACCTGCCATGAGCTTCTGGTTGACCTCATCTACTTCTACCACAATGGTAGGATCTATTGTGGACGACATCACGCTGAGCTCTTGAAGCCAAGATGTTCCGCTTGTGACGAA ATCATCTTTGCAGACGAGTGCACAGAGGCCGAAGGTCGTCACTGGCACATGAATCACTTCTCTTGTTTCGAGTGTGAGACAGTTTTGGGGGGGCAGAGGTATATTATGAAGGACGGGCGTCCCTTTTGCTGCGGTTGCTTTGAGTCTCTATATGCAGAGTACTGTGAAGCCTGTGGGGAAAACATTG GAGTGGACCATGCACAGATGACATACGAGGGTGTGCACTGGCATGCCACCGACAAGTGCTTCTGCTGTGCCCACTGTAAGATGTCTCTCCTTGGGTGCCCTTTCCTTCCAAAGGATGGGCGGATCTACTGCTCCAAGGCCTGCAGCCTCGGCGAGGACGTCCATGCGTCAGACTCGTCCGACTCCGCCTTCCAGTCGGCCAGGTCGCGAGAGTCCCGGCGGAGCGTGAGGATGGGCAAGAGCAGCCGGCCCGCCGGGCATGGCAACCAGACGCCACACTATCCGGCGGTGGCGTCAGAACGCCCAAACCTGAACCTCTGCGCACATGCCCCCGAGACTGTGTGCCATGAACTGGAGCGCCTCAACTTTGCAGACGAGCACTTCCTGAGGGACAGGGAGGCGCAGGACCTGCCAGAGGATCCTTTGGAAGGTTGGGCTGAGCATGAAGACTACATGACACAGCTGCTCTTGAAATTTGGTGAGCATGGAGTCTTCCAGCAAGGGGAAGATGCCAGGCAAGGAGAGCAGTGGACGCTGATAGACTCGGATGCCAGCAGGGCCAGACAAGGCATGAAGATGGGTGCCCATAATCTGACCATCACACAAAAACATCACACAGATGTGTCCTGGACCCAGTCTCAGGACGGTCTTGGAGACTCTGCCTATGGCAGTCATCCAGGGCCAGCCAGTGCCAGGAAGATCCAGGAGTTAGAGATAGACCAAGGAGCAGGGCCTGGCTTTTGGACCGAACCCAGGCAGTGGTACAATAATTCTTTAGAGTGCATTACAGATGAGCTAAAGAAGTCGGAGAAGAATGTGGGAGATTCCATGgactccctcgctctctccaaCATCACTG GAGCCTCGGTGGACAGAGATAGCAAAGACAGACAGATGCCCTACTCCTTCCAAAACCTGAAAGAGCAGGAGGCAGATGAGTGTGATAAAATGAGCAACATGGGTACATTAAACTCTTCCATGTTACACAGGAGTACCAACTCCTTGAAGAGTCTGAACTCACTGCTGGACAATGAGCTGCTAGGAGAAGATGAGATGGCAAAGGACGAGGAGGTGGAGCTTCCAGTCTCTCTCTTGGGGGAGACACCTTCCCCTCTGCACCTCCCTGTCCTGAGACGGACCAAGTCGCAGTCTCAGCCCCGATCGCAACAGGTGAAGTTCTCTGAAGATGTTGTGGATAAGATACATTGTGGGGAAACAGTAGCATGGCTGCCTCCAAAGAATGACAAGGCACACAGGTGGACCCATAATACTGAGGAAGCACACAGAAGAATCAACCATCACCGACCACATCATAGACGCCGGCATGGCCAGAAGACGTGCCCGGAAAATGGCCTCCACCTGCCAGCCAGAGAGCAAACAGAAATGCTCTGTGAGTCTCACATAGTCCCCAATATCACCAAGTACAAGAAAGGAATTCTTCTGAACCATTCTGGACACAGACAGCACCTTCACCACCAAATAACGTCAGACTGTGCCCTGCAGAGCATGGCCGGTACGGGCAATGTTCAAGACTTGTACAGCAATGATGAAGATGACTGGTGCTCCACAtgctcctcctcatcctcagagTCTGAGGAAGAGGGATTTTTCCTGGGCAAACCCATTCCCAAGCCCAGGTCCCAAAGTTTTCATTATTACACCGAAGATTCTCAGACGCGTGTAACTGCTCTATCGCCTGTGTATGGCTCACGGACCAAATCTAAAAAAAGAGGCCACAAGGGCAAGAACTGTATTATTTCATAG